A single Pseudomonas sp. HN11 DNA region contains:
- a CDS encoding YajG family lipoprotein — translation MLQRLLFGLITVTSLTLVGCANSPQQLTPEPKITTQLAPVGHGQPVSVRVVDGRPSPTLGSRGGLYPETALVSVNAQDVLPKLQAQAEAAVRLLGFTPSANAPGAPQLTVTLAELKYQSPKDGLYVTEASIGATFKSDVSAGTRRYSGRYGASLNQRFGMSPNQETNTKLVSDVLSDALTRLFKDPSVGSLLSSQ, via the coding sequence ATGTTGCAACGCCTGTTGTTCGGTTTGATCACTGTGACCAGTTTGACCCTGGTTGGCTGCGCCAACAGCCCGCAACAACTGACCCCGGAACCTAAAATCACCACGCAGCTGGCGCCTGTGGGCCACGGCCAGCCGGTGTCGGTGCGTGTGGTTGATGGTCGTCCGTCGCCGACCCTCGGCTCGCGCGGCGGGCTGTACCCGGAAACCGCCCTGGTCTCGGTGAATGCCCAGGACGTGCTGCCCAAGCTGCAGGCCCAGGCCGAAGCCGCCGTGCGCCTGCTGGGTTTCACCCCGAGCGCCAATGCGCCGGGTGCGCCGCAGCTGACCGTCACCCTGGCGGAATTGAAGTACCAGTCGCCTAAAGACGGCCTGTACGTGACCGAAGCGTCCATCGGCGCGACCTTCAAGTCCGACGTCAGCGCCGGCACCCGTCGCTACAGCGGTCGCTACGGTGCGTCCCTGAACCAGCGTTTCGGCATGTCGCCGAACCAGGAAACCAACACCAAACTGGTCAGCGATGTCCTCAGTGATGCCCTGACCCGCCTGTTCAAGGACCCGAGTGTCGGTTCGTTGCTCAGCTCGCAATAA